ATAAAAAcccagcacttgacagccgtccgagaggtccaaccagcgaccgcgctggccacccgcttcaagtctGCCGCGTgcggtgactcccagggggaaaggggaaccggcgcctggctgtctagcaattcgCGGCACGTTTCAAcatgtcgctcgccgatgcttctccatagggCGCCGCTGCCTAGCGGCGCAGCATCTTTGCTTGACAAGGGAGTGTTAGGGCGCGggtgccttgcggcgcagcaccgggctagtCCAAGGGGCctgtccaagggcgttcgcaggagaatttGTGCATCTGGTAAATGTGGagtccgggctggttgtccgggcacaacagcaTGCGCTCTAGAGCAGCACCAAAGTTCCATTCATTAGCCAGTCGCCAGAGATGCCAGATGCCAGTGGAGAGGAGTCAGTCGCAGTCCCGGGCGCTGTCATCGTCTGCTTGCTTCCGCATGAAGACGCAGCTCGCTACGTTCTCTCTCACTTTCGCGCCGAAGTGCTCTTCAAGGTAACCCACGATGGAATCGTACGACAAACTACTGATGGTGGTAGCGGGCCGGTGGTCTTGCAGGATGCGAACGACGTCGTTACTGAGGGAAGACATAAGCAGCGCGCGGCGCTCACCAGGGCCAGTGAAATTGTCAGCCTCGAAATAAGCTTTCAAGCGTATCTTTACGTGCCCCAGCTGCTCGCAGTGCCGTTAAAGGAACGGGAGAACGCCATGCCATACTCATCCCATGCTCGTCGCCACTGAACTAAAGGGACGCGTAAGCGTAAGAGGGCGTCTCAAGGGAGCGTTTGCTAGTCCAACTTCGGCCTTATATAGCCTCGGAGGGGAAGGTGGAAACAACACGCTCACAAGCTGGGCGCTCGTGGCTTGGTTAACCAAACCAGCGATAAAGCAGGACAGCCCACAAATTTTCGAATCACGTAATCTTGAAAGGTATTCTTCTTTTAGATGTTTAGAAACTGCTGCATAAGAGGACAAGGACTGCTGAAGAAAATGTCTTCTGGTTTTCGAGTTTGACCCTCGCTTAGGTTGCACGGAGATCGTGAAACTGCCATTCGTAGCTCCCCATCCTGACCTACGGTGCCAACGATGACACCGAATCACTTACACCCCTTCCACGAGTGGTCGACTTTCCTGCGGGCTCTTATAATAGCGCAAAATAcgttaaatgaaatgaaaaacaagaaaaccaATGATGTTCTTCTATTTGCTTTTCGCCATACAGAACTTCATTTTTTTTGGGCTAGCTTCTTGCCCGTGGGCGTCGACAGTTTTTGTGACAGCGGCAAAGCAATCATTTTCCTCCCCCCGCCCTGCCCAGAGTAATAATGACGCCACAGCGTCATTATTAATTAAGGGTATCGAAATGGCAGTAAAAATGAAACCAAGATATCACGCCATAGCGTTGATGGGTCGCTTCAGCTGCCTGGGGTCCATTTTGCGTATCACTTCGCAGGTAAGGACACTGTTATTTTTTTCACCAACGCACAGAGCTTGAAATTCCAAATGGTATGGCATTAGGGATCCCTTCCGCGCAAGTACTCTTTTTCGATCGCCTAGGCTCTGTCTACATGCCCGTATATGTGAAGATGGTCATTTTCTAttttacattcgtagatcgcgGGGGGTcttcataccacttctggcgcagtggtccaACGGTTAAAGTGGGAGGCCACACTCGCCACTGTACATGAATCTAAGGAGACAACAGCGCCAAGACACTTGAATGCATTGGGCTTGTGCAGAAGCGTGTCGGCTGCCGGCTGAGAAAACGCAACTAAGCAtactataaaaaagaaaaaaatactatgGGATTGCCATAAGAGCTAACGTGGGAAACCTTTCGGCGATGAAAGAAGCCACCATCTATGCGATGATCCACTGGTCCAGCAGTTGGCTGCTTCcgacacagccaccggtggggcttgtgacacccaagttgctcttcccgagcaaccttcgCAACCGATCATTAATTTGACTGCTACCAGCCATGGTGGACAGTTTTCTTGCAGTCGAGTGAGCGGTTTTCTCAATATTGAGTTGGCAGGaccgtgggcaggttgtgatgacgtctcaCAGGTAATGTGACCTAGGTAGCAGGTGGGCCATCTGCTTTTCCGTTCACAGCACCACCGAAGAAGCCGGATTTTCTGAAGAACGGGTGCCTTAACGCTGTGGCATTAATACGCTAACCGAATTTAGTATGCAGTAAAATCTAGATAGAAAGAACCAATTAACAAAGCTACTACGCCACTGAGGTAGCTTCGCGCTTCGTTGGGAAGAAGAAGAGGTTCCTCCAAGGTGTTTCAAACGCAGGCTCCCAAACCTAACTTTAACGACTTGCGTCAGTCGCGTACAGCTAGCATAATCAGTGAGTATAACGACTGTGACCTTGCGATGCGTGTATTTCGACAAGCGTTTCGAAATTGGCACTTCCTTTCGAATGACGATAGTCCGCTGTCACCCCTATTTCTTCAAGGCGCCAGAGATCAACTCTGGAAAGCACCGGGACAGTAGCCTTCGAGTAGTCGATAGCGGCCGGACTCACGCGACATGGGCGAGTTTCCCGAGATTCCACTGCCGGGCAACGAGACCTTGAACGACGTGGTACGCGACCTGCTGCACGGCGACAAGAAGCTATCGCAGGTGAACGTCAACAGCGACTACGTCATCACCTGGAACGGATTCTTCAACGTCATCGAAGTGGTAGGGCACATTCATCTATGCAATACCACTTAGAGAAATAGCTGATAATGGGCTCTGGCATTGGCAGATTTTTAGGGGGAGGCCAGGGAGGTGAAAGGAAATTGACATGGCCACGATGCGTAATGAAAACAGGTGACTGATGCTCTCTTAGCGCGAAACAAAGAACTCTAAGGGAAGGTAAACGTAGCATCTAGATGCCGGTGGAGAGTCAGATAGGCGATTTGATTAGGAGGTTTACGGGTACAGTATGACCGTAACTAGCGCGGAACAAGGCTAGCTGCGCATCATTCAGATGCCTTATTTGGGCGATGGACATGGCTTGGCTGATGGTGAAGAAGGGGAGGCGACATGACGCTCTCCGGTATCAAGCAACTTTTCATGTGAGAAATCTATTGACAGGCAGTTTTTTTAGTTGACGACAATTCTGACAATTCAGGGTATACATTGTGCGAACGGGACCCCCCCTTGCCATGCCTTTCTCACTAGGAGTTGCTCACAACTCCACCTGCGGGGTCTAGTACTCTTTCGCGATTTCCGCTTGGTGTATTAGGACGCCCGTTATAATCGAGCGCAGTTTCTATTTTTCACCACGCTGGATTTTACGATTATAGTCTAAACGGGGCTCTCTGCGGAATGAACAGCATCGCTGCAGCCGTCGTAGGATGTCGTGCCAAAAGTCTAGCTCGCCTACGTACCTACCACCTGGTGTACCCTCTCTGCCAAAGGTAACCGATCAACACGTTTTGCATCTTAGCCATGTAGCAGGGCCCTTACGGCAGACCTTAAGCTCTAAATCTGTGTAATGCAAGCAGAACCCTTGCAATGACCATTTAAACCTTTTCGTCCGTAGTACTGCCGTAAGTGCTCCACAGTAAGGCTGGGAACCAAACCCCGTTGTTCGGCTCCTTCTGGCAAAGAAGGTAGGTCAAAGTGGTCCCGGCAAAGATTGCCCTGAACAATATGACCAGCGTGGTGACGTGGCAGACATGAGCCTCGGCGTGGGCCCTGCCTTTGCGCAGTCGCTGGCAGCCTCACTGTTCCTGGTGCTGCAGATCATGAGCGCCAGTGACTCGTCTCTGCGCTGCCTGGCCACCGTGGCGTTCGCCATGGCAATGCAGGGCGTGCACTTCCTGCTTTGCGGCCTCTTCTCGCCGATCGTCTCCACGGCCATCGCCACCTCCGTCTACGTGAGTAGCGATTCCTTGCGACGGGGCTGTCGTTTCCAGATCTGTCACACCACTAACCGCACGCACACGGCGTCCGCTAGAGAACATGCGATACAACAGAAGGTACCCTATATTACGTAGCCTTCCTGGCAAGCAGTCGGCAACCTTGCTTAGTTTGCCGAGTGCGCAGTAACCTTCCTTACTTTTTATTTCAAACCTTTCCATGTAGCATATATTGGGACCACCTGCACATACTACAGGTAGCCGTAGGGGCTATTGTCGTGTAAGAGCCCATACGCAGCTGGATCCGGGTCTTGCTGTTTTCCGTCATGCACATAAAGAGGTCTTACACCCTAGTTGACTTGAGTCCAACTTCGCTTACCTGTCTCATCCTAGGGCCTTGTCCCTGTGCATTCTCTCACCTGGCAGTGAAGTCTGCCTAAGCGGCTAAAGCTAATATCTGAGGCATGTGCTCGGTATTGCACGTTCTTGAAAGACCCATTGAACCGTGGCTCAGAGGTAATCAAGGGCCGCCGAAGGCTTTATTCTTCAGAAGGTCCCCTTCTGTGTGGAGAGTCACATTGCTGGCAGCGCAATATTAAGCGTTGAATAGTGCTGTGGCTTGACGGACTGCGGCTAGCTCGTAACTTTGTTGGGCCGACGTCAAACAGGCGAACATAACTCACAAGAGCAAGGGGCGTTCCGGGCTGTCACCGAACAACTCGGCTTCCAGTGCTCCACAGTGAGTCCTCAGAAGAATAGAGATAGGCTTGTTTGCTACTTTCTACTGAGGAGACGTTTTCCCTCTCAGTGTATTTTATCCTCCTCAGAGCTGAGCAAAAGTTTGGCTTGTCAGCATTAATGAAATTAAATTTCTTCACTCTGGGTCTTTCCAAAGAAAAGTGGGGGATGGTTTTGCATGGCTAAGCGCGGAGTATCGTGCAGAAGCACTACTTACGGTCGGAATTCAAGGTTCTTAcgtgctaaaggcatttgacctagATGCCTTTACCATAAAAACCTTGTAGCTAAAGGTCTTCACCCGGAAGACATTTACCATGAAGGTCTTCACCCTATACGTCTTTACCCCGGTGCCCTAAAGGCCTTTCAGCTAATGACCTTTACCACAGTCCACTGACCAAAAGGTCTTAACCCGGAAACCATTCGCCTTGAAGGTCTTCACCCTAAAGGCATTTAATTCGGTGCTCTAAATTTCTTTGAGTTAATCTAATGGCCTTTACCACAAAGGCCATTGGCATAAAGGTCTTTACCCAGAAGGCATTTACCATAAAGGCCTTCACCCAGACTTTTACCCAGGCGAAGGCTTGCCAGGTGTACACATCTATCTGACAGGCTGCCCATAATCCGCTGGGCAGGTGGGTCGCCTGTCACAAAGCAGGGTTCAGGGACATACGTACATAAGCATGCCCGAAATCGCAAAATGGGCGTAGTAGtgctacccgctgcggtggctcagtggttaaggcgctcgtctactgagccggagtacccgggctcgaaccccacagcggctgccgcgtttcgatggaggcgaaacgcaaaaggcgcctttgtgctgtgcgatgtcagtgcgcgttaaagatctccaggtggtcgaaattattccggagccctccactacggcacatctttcttcctttcttctgtcactcccaccttcatcctttcccttgcggcgcggttcgggtatcgaACGATATATGTGAGgctgttactgcgtcatttcctttcttgaaaaccaattttcagttttttttctagtAGTACTAACGCACTGAGATTATTGTCGTGAGTCCAACAGTTCTTCTATATGCCATATCTGCACGCTGTGTACTGCGCGTCTCTACACCTTGAGAAACATGCAGGAACGGCTCAAGATGCATATGTAATTGGACACGTACGAGGGAGAACTAGAAGGCTGTGTTGAGTCGAGAGTACATGATAATATATTACGTAAGTCCGCCAAAAGCACGCCACTATGCAATAGCAAAAATATTAGGAAAAGCAGACTTGTGGTATCTGTCCTCATTGGTTGTCATCCCAATGAGATAAAAAATTGCCGGAGTTAATTTGAACAGTTCAGCGAGTGGACGTGCATTCATTTCAAAAGGCCGGAGAACAACCAGATCGAAACCGTAAAGTCCACGGATTTATATAGGCAGGAATCTCTCCCTGCCAGATGTTCATATGTCACTTACGACAGCTGATAAGGTGACGCGATAAATTATGGCGATATGTGATCACATTAAATTCTAGGTGACTTGTCTGCCGATTTTGAACTTTATTATTTAATATATTTAATTTTAAATGACTGTTAACTGTACTGTTTGCTTGTGCAATCCTTTCAATGTTCAACACGGCATGTCGCGGTGCTTGTTGCAAAAAACTGTTCATAAATAATAAAAGCGCGAAAACAGAACCGTTAAAAGACCCCCTGACCTTTCCGTATTTCTCGTGCTTCTATCATTTTTCACGAGACGGCATTACTGGTCGTGGTTCGAAAGCTGCCATCTGCCATCATCTGGCTAAAGCCCCCTGcttcccatatttttttttcgcagtacGTGTCCTTCCACTTCAtggcgttcttcttcttcttcggaCCGGGCTTCTGCACCGTCATCGGCCTGCGCCTCAGCATCCTGGAATGCGCCGCTGGCGTCATCGGAGGGGTAAGCTGTTTTGATGCACATGCCGGCAGCCGTAAGACGGCAGAACATTGAATGAATACGTCACAAGGAATTTGGAAAATGGCGTTCTAGTTCTCTTGGCTGCCCCCATGTGACGCATGGCTTTATGCGTGCAAAAATTGCGCGTTGACGTCATCCGTGAAGTAAGAAAGAAATAGAATGATTGGGTGGTGTTAGAACAGAACGTGATAAGCCGTTAGGCACTGGCTGAGCCCTGTCTGGAATTTCTGGTAGTGCTGAGGACAAATAGAAGTCGTCTTTTAGTGATAGACTTATAATTAAAAGTCTctacaatgaaaaaaaattggagaggacacttaagctccggtTTAAGGGTGTGACGTTGTTGCTGCAACGGGTTAATGCCAATATGCGTGGAATttgtcattctcgactttacatttatagatccctgggagtcctgatgcGACTTCTGGTGCAGTGTTGCAGCCGTTAAGTGATGCggcactgccctgtgatggcaggtgctacccACTGGTGGCGCTTGTGCGAACCAGGTTGATTGTATTGTACtgttgtattgtattgcattgttGTATTGTACTGATTGTATTGTActttagcagatagccaggaagatttgcaaactttggtgaattgctgtggagacgaaggagacagtctaggtttcagttttagcgcacttaagtcaggtgtgatggttttcaacggcacaactgatcaggagcttacaatacaaggccatgaaattccccgagtggccgaatacaaatatctcggggtatgggtaaacaaggGGCATAtctacacggaaaagcacgaacagtctctcatagcaaaagggcgaagagatgccgggataatgaaacatagggcattgtgggggtacaacaggtatgaagtcctcagaggtatttggaaaggaataatggtgccggggcttactttcgggaatgcggttctatgcttaagggctgcagttcagtcgcgattagaagtaaatcagagaactgtcggaagattagcactaggtgcccacggcaaaaccacaaacgaggcagtacagggggatatgggctgggcaacgttcgaagcacgggaatctcagagtaaagtactatacgaagaacgcctgaggaaattggatgataacaggtgggcagctaaggtatttaaatacctgcacAGAAAGAGCTTTGACGCACAGTgtcggaaacgaactagaaagctggccagtaagtttgccagagacgaggaaggagaaagaaagagcattaaacgacaggttaaaaacgtcgaaggtaaaaattggatagattcaatcaaaaagaagcatagtgtagaactatatcgatgctggaaaaggcagatcaggaaggaaacgttttatgataactcaagaggcagtgccctcctctttgaagctaggtcagggtgtcttagaacgcgcagctacagaaaacaaaatttaacgaagatgacacatgtgctgtgtgtggtaaatctgaagaaacaatagaacacctcaccctaaaatgcgatggtatccatcccgatgtcgatgcaggcacagtcactcttcccgaggccttagggtttagagataacaatagtcatgtaaataaacctGCGGTGTatattagcaaaaagcgattggaggattggtggcacaaaagcagagaggtgacataagatttaaagtgtaggaagacttctttttttaaaggaaatggcgaattgtattaacaacttgcagcagagtaaacaaaaataaaggaaaaaaactgagcatagtggcaacaaccactgccccgtttcaaaggggacgctcctacctttcATCCATCCGTCCATTGATCTTCTCGAGCGCATCTGGCGAtcattcattaatttaactgccacctgccacactgATCAGTTGGCTCACAATCGAGGGTGCGTATTGTGATGCcgctacaaggtcacgtgacctaggtggctcacctagGTTGCTTCGGTGATTTTGAACGCCGActacgacgctggattttctgcagaacgctagccgtaacgctatcgctttaaagGCTACTTCTCTTGGAAGCGAAGCTGTAAGCTGGAGAACGCCCCAAAATGTAATACAGGTATTAACAACAGCGTTTTTAGGAAGCGAACTGAGTTAACGTGAAGACTATGGCCGCGGATCCCTACAACTTGGCTGCACAGTATTCACTGCCAAACGGTCATCAACGAGAACTTTGCGGTCTCGACGCCGCATCGTTTGAATTGAGTGACGAGGAAAAAGGCCATTCAGCTTTAGGTGCAGTTTTCTCGGAAATGTGTCTTTTGATGCCTAGCAATTATGAACACAGCGACAAGGAGCCCAGCAATTGAGTTTTACTAGgaataaaaaaactgaaaggaGTTCTGACCGTCCTTTTAACCGTGCAGCTGTGAGAGTAACGCATAGAACGTGCTGTTGGGCAAATTGGTTTGACACGACTCAAGCAATCGGCTCCGAATAGCAATGGTATATCGTGTGTCCTCACGTGGTGTGCATGACTGTATCACATTTACTTCACGTTTATCGCTTAGCGGCACGTGTTTAATATGTGTAAGAATAAATAAAATGCCGGTTGTTAGTGCACCTTACGTACGTGTTATCCGTATTATTTGTCTCGGCGCCGGTCGCTCCATACAGGAGAGTAGATACTGGGAAGTTTCACCCCTTGGCTGTTTCACAGTGACTAATGAAGTTTACCAATTATCGGCGGATTCGTTTACGTTGTAAAAAAACCACTGCCAGGCACGCCGGGACTACATCTGCTGTTATCTCTCTGACGGCCTTGGTGGCGGATATGAAAATAGCATTATTATACATGTTTAGCATACAGTGTTACCGGTACCAGAGCACCAGGATCCCGTCCACTGccagtgagcacgcgctgattggtcccgatgggACAGGCGTGCGTGCAGCTGCCGGGCACCTGGCGCCAtcgaggcgatctgcgcatgcatTCGCATGCATGCGCATTGACGGTGGACGGGCTGCCGGTACTCCGTTAAAGCTAACAGTAagacggtacacggtatgctaaaggtgtctattactggaagaaagagaaagagatcGCCCATGCTGGGCATGCCAGTGacctgctactgcttgctgcctCGATCAGTGAGACTAACAAACCGAGTGGAGTCTCTGTGCAAGAGTAGGCGAACAAGAGTGAAATACTCAATGAGACATGACGATTTTTTGCTGTTGCGCGAACGTGATATTTAATATTGAGGCCAGAGATATAACGTCTGAAGGTAATTCCTCGCCTCTTGTTGCAGGTAACTGCCGTTATCTTGGGTGGCGTCCACTTCGTTCACGCCATCTACTGTCTCTCGGGCACAGTCAACACCCTCCATCACATCCGCCTCTCCGAGCCCGAATACAAAATGTCCGAACTGATCCAGTGACCCTCTCAGTGCCCCTTAGCGACCCGCAGAACCTCTGGTGGAGTTTGAACTATATAAGAAACCCTTGATGCTCCGACTATGAAATCCCTTGTGCATGGCCTATGAAAAACATGGGCTGTGGTTAACGCGTCTGCTTATTAACTGCTCAGTAGAACTTACGACCGCCGAAACTAGACTTTTTTAATAGGAGGTTCAACCTATTTCCTGATATCTTTATGAAGCTTTTATTCATATTCTTTGCATATCTCCGCCGACGCACGATTCTGTCACTTCCCATTTGCTACGTAAAAGTCGAATGTGGATCGAACATGATCACAGATAACGGGTTCAACAATTCTCGATGTTGTTGTCGATGTTTACGCGACTTTGTATCTTCGCAATGATCTTCAATTGAGCTCAGCCAAAAGCAACTTATATAGCAGCATTACAGCCGAAGCGCACTAGCTGATACcgccgcggtttttttttttcggggggggggggggggagggggtgagggGCACAAGCCCTCCCAAACAAGTTTGCCACGCCCTCAGGAGTGTTCTGTGATATATGCCTGTAGTGTTTCGTTTTCTatgctctttttctctttttgcaaATTGCCGTTTTTGAGCTATTTCTATATTGCTGTTTTCCAATGTGGGCTGCTGTGACGTTTACGCTACAAGAAACTTATCACATCAGACAACTTGTGCTGACGTTAGTGTGGACGCCATGTTTATTACCAGGAGCAAGGCGCTATGCCTCTCTAAATCCACTAACCTCGAACTGCCTAGACCTGCACCGTAGAAGCTATACCCAGTGTTCCATAACAGCATTCATGACAACTTTTAACCCGTCTGTACTGCTCAATCGTCAGTACCTGTGATGTCCAGGCATTAGTTGTCTGTACAAAGAATATTGCCGGAGGCAAATGTTTCTAGAGCCACCAATAACAAAATGTACTTGTCTGCTGTGTTTGAACGTGGTGCACCCTAAATCGTTATGCACACGTGGTATGACCAGGCCTCTCATAGGAGCCGAAAGATGCGACATCGATGTGACTGACGCGGTAATCCGTATACAAGCTTGAAGCGCTCACATGGTTATTAAACACTATATGGTTAGATGACCAGGGGGAGTCTTTCCGgacgtgtttttttcttctgtcgcGACACTGACTTAAGTCGCAGGAAAGCTGCGGCCAACCGCAGCTTAACGAAACACAGCAAAACGAAACGATATGTTACAAAGTCTGACCCCTGGATAACTTACCTGAACGCACAAAATAGCGTTTGGAAGACGTTACGAAGCTGGTAAAACCCTTGAATTCGATTGCAAACCATTGCCTGGGCCACAGTGCGTGCGGTCACTCAAATTCTAAACGGTGGCTCTCCGTTCGGTAACATGAAGACCTTTTATTGAGTTCGTTGTCCAAAGCGCGACTCAAGAAGCAACAACATTTTTTAAGGCGTTCCTTTTATTCATAGTGTAAGTCACTCAGAAGCAAACAAGTAAACACAATAAAAAGAAACATCGTTTCGCGTATACTTTTCGTTGTCCAAAAAGAAGGGACACCATAGTTAACTTTGCCAAAGACGCGCGGATATGCACAGGACAAGAGAGGAAGGAGTGTTCACTACGGCGGAATTAGGCTTGGGGAGTAACACTACGTCGAACAACGGTTACCCTTAatctccccccccctcccttccccacGTCAAATGCATTAAGTATAAGAGCTGAAGTATGAAAAAGACGCTATGTAAGTAAGTCACGCGCAATGTCAAAGCGTGTCTGGGTCACTCGTACACGTCACCGACCCATCGCGTTCCCACCCTCACCTGGAATGCCCTGAAAGTATTCGGTTGGCACATCGATTAATAtgcacaaagcaaaaaaaaactgccaagtAACCCCCTCATAGATAAAGCAACGGTTGTGTGCGCTTGCGCTCTAAAAGCAATGTCAAACAAGCGCCCCGATGGAGCGATCTCGGATAAGTGCCTCCCGTACATCAGGAACAGGAACAGACTCCAATCTTTTGCTTATAGACACTCGAAGATCACTGCGCGGTTATGATTATTGTGCTGGGAGCGCGCCGAGCCGTTATCAGGTGAAGATGATCGTGGTGGTTCATACCTGAAGCAATCAGGCAGCTCCAACTCTTTTTAAGCACTGGGAATCTGGTAGCACAACTCGTCGAGGGCATTTACATGCAATTTGTTTTAAAGCTTACTCATTGCTGCCGGCTGACTATTGAAATATGCATGTGTCATCCTCTTCGCTactgaatttttaaaaacagaaGCCTGTAAGTTGGCTATGTGAATAAACTTTAGGTCATTGTGGCCAAATATGGTAGAGATATCTGTTGCCCAACATTGTTGCTTCGTATATGCGACAAACTAATAGAGAGCCACTGCACCAACAAGTAATATTCTGCACACTCACGTGCAACCAAACCAGATGAGCCTTTTCGATATGTTCCCTGTTTCTGTTCCTCTGGACATACGTGTCACGGACGCAGCTTCTGCCCGGTTTAACTCTTCTAGATGTTGTGTAATAACGCGTGCATACCGAGATATTACGAGTGGTCATGATTGCAGTGTCACTGTGTGAAGGAATATGAGTGAAGCCAAGGACTACAAATATATCCTCATAAAAAAATGAACCTTAATTTGAGTAGAGTTCGAAAGTCAAAAGCCATCGACTCTCGTCTCGGCTCAGGCCTAGCCGACGCAAAAGTTTGCGAAGAGCTTGCCAA
The genomic region above belongs to Amblyomma americanum isolate KBUSLIRL-KWMA chromosome 9, ASM5285725v1, whole genome shotgun sequence and contains:
- the LOC144104928 gene encoding uncharacterized protein LOC144104928, yielding MGEFPEIPLPGNETLNDVVRDLLHGDKKLSQVNVNSDYVITWNGFFNVIEVSLAASLFLVLQIMSASDSSLRCLATVAFAMAMQGVHFLLCGLFSPIVSTAIATSVYYVSFHFMAFFFFFGPGFCTVIGLRLSILECAAGVIGGVTAVILGGVHFVHAIYCLSGTVNTLHHIRLSEPEYKMSELIQ